Below is a genomic region from Brassica oleracea var. oleracea cultivar TO1000 chromosome C9, BOL, whole genome shotgun sequence.
AAATAAGAAAGTGAATATTTTCTCTCAAACATCTCTCTCTCTCTCTTTCAAACTTTCAAACACATTCTTAATTTCCTCCTCGTCTCTCTTGAACTACACACAGTTTCTCTTCTCTTGCTGAAAACCAGTTTAAACAAATCTGTCTGAATAATTCTTGGTTGTTTTTTATTTTGAAATTTAAAATTTTATAAAGATAAGGTAAAAAAAAAAAAAAAAATGAGGCAAATTGTTATTACAGCAATTGTTTTACTACAAGCTTCTGTTCTTCTTCACAAATCCACATGTGATGTTGTGTTCCTCAACACACAAGAAGAATCTCTTGCTCCTCAGCCTTCTTCTGCTCCTTTCACTCCTTCCTTATCTCCTGGTAAAAAAAAAAACTCATATCTCTTTCTCTTTTCTTTTCTTTCAATTTTTTTTTCCAGATTCTAGCTACTCGTGCTCACCTATGCCTTTAATGATTATATTTCTTTTGTTCGTTATAACTTTCATCTCTTTTGGTAGAAAGTAGAATTCTTTTCGAACTTTCTTTGAAAAAGATTGTAGCTTTGTGGTTGTGGGGGAGTTTTCTCCACTGGGTCACAAGAAAAATTTCATTGTACTTACCATTCTCATTGTAACGCTTATCTATTGCCGTAAAGGTCGAAACTTTTCACATGATTTCTCTTCTTTGGTCTCTGCAAATTTTCTTGAATCTGGATGAAAGGTTTAACGCGGTTTTCAATTGGATGAAAGAAAGAAAGAAAAGCTAATCCCTTTTGGTTTGGTTTTATCAGGATATCGACAGGGAGAGCATAAACAACCTAGTGACAAAATGAGACTGGTGATTTCACTTGGAGCTTCTTTTTCCTTAGTTGCAATCATCTTAGTTTGCTCTCTTTGGGTTTTCCATAGAAGAAGAAACCTCAAGAACTCAGGTAAATTCCTCTTAGTCTTGTTCATGTTCTTGTTGCTTTATGGCCTTTCAACTTCAAATTCAAGAAAGTGGTCTATGAATGTGCTGACTCTTTGGATTATTTGAAACTGTTTGTTATTTATTGCGTCTATGTGTTTACCTCTATGAAGGCTGCGAGTGCGGTTTCTCACGGTTCTTGAATCGCTCAAAAACACTGGACAAGAGATATACAAAGCAGGGAGTAGCGCCTTTGATTGATTACAGTACGATAGAAAAGGGAACTAATGGTTTCAACGAGAGTAACATATTGGGTCGAGGCGGATTTGGATGCGTTTATTTAGCTACACTAGACAACAACGTTCAAGCCGCCGTTAAGAAGCTAGACTGTGACAATGACGAAGCAGCAAAAGAGTTTAAGGTGCAATAATAATACAATCTTGAAAACTCTTTGCCATATTAGTAGTTTGATTTTTAACTATGCTTAATGCTTGGAGAAATTGCAGTGTGAGGTTGAGATATTGAGTAAGATCCAGCACCCGAATATAATCTCCTTATTGGGTTATAGCACCAATGATACTGCAAGATTCATCGTCTATGAGCTGATGCCGAATGTATCTCTAGAATCTCACTTGCACGGTAGGAAAAAAAACATATTAACATAATCTTAGTAGCTGAAGAGTTTAAACTGTTATGTTCATTTGTATATATGTATTCTCAGGATCTTCTAGAGGTTCGTCCATCACAATCACATGGCCTATGAGGATGAAGATTGCTCTTGACATAGCGAGGTTAGTTGTTTACACAACAGTTTCAACATTCTAGATTACTAAACTACTATTTGTTTGTGTGTTTGCAACTAAGGGGACTAGAGTATTTACATGAACGTTGCCGTCCAGCGATCATTCACAGGGACTTGAAATCTTCCAACATATTATTGGATTGTAATTTCAACGCTAAGGTAAACAAATCCATCTTTATTAGTATCATTTTCCTTTTGTTCTTGATCTAAACGCTATACATCTTTTATGAAAAATGTAGATTTCAGATTTTGGTCTTGCTGTTGTGAATGGACCAAAGAAGAAGAACCTTAAACTCTCAGGAACAGTTGGCTACGTTGCACCAGAGTATCTTCTCGACGGTAAAAATATACAACTTTGTGATGTTCTTATGATAAGCATACATCTTCCTCGTTACCGTACCATAACTTTGTTTTATATAAATGAATATAGGCCAGTTGACAGAGAAGAGTGACGTGTATGCTTTTGGAGTAGTGTTATTAGAGCTTTTACTTGGGAAAAAACCTGTTGAGAAGATAGGTCCTGGTGAATGTGAATCCATCATCACTTGGGTACTTATATATATATATATACTATTCTTTCCTTGTAACTCTCTTAAGACTTGGAATCTTGAATTGTGTTTTTTTTTGTTTTAATCAGGCAATGCCTTATCTCACTGATAGAACCAAGTTACCAAACGTCATAGATCCTGCTATTAAAGACACTATGGACTTGAAACATCTTTACCAGGTTAGTTTAGCACAAATTCTAGAGAGAGGTGGTTTGGTTTTGAGATATAGACTAAAAGAGTTGTGGTGTTAATTTGTAGGTAGCAGCAGTGGCGGTTTTGTGCGTGCAGCCAGAACCTAGTTATAGACCGTTGATTACAGACGTGTTGCATTCTCTTATACCTTTGGTTACCATGGAACTTGGTGGAACTTTGAAAACCATCAGAAGATCTGCTTCCATGGATCACTCTTAGTACCGGTTATTTTTTAATCGGTTTAAGATTGACCCGTTAGGTGGTTTTGATGTGTATATATTGGGTTGGAAAGTTCTTGACCGGAACATCGTAGTAACAGAGTTTTTCTTTCATCTTTTGCGTCCTTCCAAACAAAAATTATTTCCGTTCACTGTTGTCTGTTGAACTCAATTGTCATGTAAATGAGAGACTTCTTTTTCAGGTTAAAAAATTGAGAATAATTTACATAATTATTTTCAGTTATGCTCCGTATTGTAAATCTTCATTACACAATAATGCTTACAGATTCTATTTTGAGAGTAACATATATACCCTCACTTTCAAACTAGATGTTGTTTGTTTTTTCAAGCCAGTTAAAAAAAAAAAAGTTAAATGTTTAGTTTGTCTTAATTTAACTAATAAAATTCTATTGTTTTTATTTCTTTATGGAAAAAAAATAAAAAAAATATAAAATTACATTAAAATTCTAAAAAGATACTTATTTTCTAACAAATTTTTTTTTCTATAAGTGACACATAATATATGAAATGGAGGGAGTATATTTGAGCTGAAGGATGCTTTGGACACTGAATTGGACACTGAATCTATATGGAGTTTCAGGTTTCAAAAACTTGATTTTGTGATCACAAACTTTGTCCAGCTAGAGCATCTTAATACCATATGACTTTTTGGGTTGTCTTTGGTATTAAGATAAATTGATGATACATACTAGTAGCAAACATAAACAAAAATTGAGCAATAAAAGTCTTATAAGAAGATGAAGTTTAGGTAGAAGCTAGGACATAGGGAGATAGATATGGAGACCTGTAATCTTTCACCTCCAAAAGACTAGTAGGTAACTGAATGAAGCCTTGCCATAGAAGATCAACTTTCTCAACTACATTTTCTGCAACTGGAGTGATCACATACAAGATTCCTCTCTCTGTGTCTATACCCCTCACGATTCCTATTCACATCCAAAACCCCAATTTTAATCATAATAAATAACCTTAAATCAAAGATTGAATAAGCTTCTCATACGGATAAGAGCAACTTACCAAGACCAACGCACAAAGGCAAATCTTCAAACACGTCGGAGCTAATCCCCAAGCCAACAATGGAAGCATTCAAACTATAGAACAGTTCTGAACTTGGGATCTAGCAAGAGGGAAAAAAAGTAGAAGAGAGAAACTCATTATTGGCATGAGACATACTATTAGGAAGATATGAACTTATCTATTAGTTATTTTCACCTGACAATGTAGATGACTGATTGTTAAACTCGATATTGGAACCTCATAAGGAACAAGAGAAGCGAGCTCATAGCTTAGCTCTTTGTTCGTGTCTACTTCTTTTCCTTTAATGCATTGCTTGAAGTAGGCGATTATACGCGCATCCCTCATCAAACGACGATCATGCTTTTCTGCTGCGCTGTACAAGAAGAATACACAAACCTTTAAACTACACGAAACAGTAAAGCATATTTTGTAAAAACTAGCTAGCTTTTGTACAGGACTTACGATCGCTTGTAACTGACTCGGTAAGCAGATTGGATCTCCATCAAATGAGGTATCTCATCATGATAACCGTCTAACCAGAACAACCCAGCTGGAAGGTTCTTGTTGTAATCATAGATGTTGATTTTCACAACGTGGGAGGGAGAAACATATCTCAATACGTCCACCAATACATGATAGCCAATACCTAAAGATTTCATAATCATAATATTAATTAAAAAAATAAAAACAGTTTCCACACACACATACACACAAACAAATGAACGATAGATATGATCAAAACCTTTAACCCAGCCTGGTGTGTTGATGACAAGAGGCAACGCAGTTTTATTCTCGCTCGACTTGCAGAAGTTAAGCTGGTAGTAATCGAACAAGGTGTATACAAACTGTAGATAAGCCTTTGGATCTCTCTTTGAAGAATCATCACCATAGAAAAAACATCTGCATCATCAAATCAAAGAGAAAATTTAAAAAAAAAAAAAAAAAGAGGATAAATGCCTTTTTAACATTAAATCAGAATATATAAACAAAACTACCTCTCCGGTGTCATTAAACATGGAGCTGACCAATCCTGGTCTAAGGAAAAAGAAGAAAAATGTAAAACCAATAACATAAGCGTTACTAAAACAAGACAATGAGAGAGAGAGGTACCTAGAATGGATCTATCGACAACTGTGAGAGAGAGGAAACCAGGTAGAGTGAACTCAGGCTGGCCAACATCAATGTCCAAATAAGCAACCCTCTTGTATCTGTAAAACCATTACATCTTCAGCGAACTCATTCAGAGAAAACGAATGAATAAAAAAAAAAAAGATTGCATTGTAGACATAAAGCAATGACCTTTGGAGAAGAACTTTAACAAGATTACGGGAGAACGTGCTCTTCCCACTGTCTTTAGGACCACAGACCAAAGCTACAGGCCGTTGCAACGAACTGCAGGAAACGGAACTCGCTGCATCAGACCAGTCCTTTGGTATGATAAGTGGTTTCTTTTCTGATTCCGACATTTTGCAGCCACTCGTGCAGCTCTGTTCCTCTATGAGTAATTCAATTTTTTTTTTTTAAAAAGACAGAAAATTATTAAGTGTGCTTTAAAAGTGTTGAAGCTAATGGCATAACCAAAACTCTATTCAATTCCTTAAAACGTAACAAAGTCTAGATATCGAAACAGAAGCTCTACATAAACATACTTGTTGTAGATATCACGAGAGCAACGAAACTGGAAGCAGCCGGAGAAGATATGCTTACCGGCGATTTGGAGCCGCCTGAGAAGAAGACGAAGAAGAAGAAGAAACGATTATAGGGTTTTCGAGTTTTAAATTTAAGTTACTTTTAAAACCAAACCGAAATTGAACCAAACCAGTAATTTTAAATCCAGACCAACCCGGTTAATAATTAATTCGGTTCGGGTCTAACTTTTTTTATTTCTACGTGGTGGACCCCCTCTTGTGTTGGTGCAGATCATGCAGTGGTTCACATTTCTTTTTTGGTGGTATAAGTGGTTCACATTTACGTATGTATATTAGTATAAACTAATCACCTTCGAGACATGAACCTGCTGTTCCCCACCGCCATACTCCGAGATCTCAGTTACTTCGTCGCAGCTAATATTCCGCCGATTGATTAATTATTTTATAAACGAACCATGGTATACTCTAAAAAGAATATGCATAGAGATACGCTATTGTGAACTGCAAATAAGTTAAAAGCCATTTCCAAGTTAGTGATAACTGATAAGACCTACATGGAAACAATAATCTCT
It encodes:
- the LOC106313427 gene encoding probable receptor-like protein kinase At1g80640 isoform X3, with amino-acid sequence MRLVISLGASFSLVAIILVCSLWVFHRRRNLKNSGCECGFSRFLNRSKTLDKRYTKQGVAPLIDYSTIEKGTNGFNESNILGRGGFGCVYLATLDNNVQAAVKKLDCDNDEAAKEFKCEVEILSKIQHPNIISLLGYSTNDTARFIVYELMPNVSLESHLHGSSRGSSITITWPMRMKIALDIARGLEYLHERCRPAIIHRDLKSSNILLDCNFNAKISDFGLAVVNGPKKKNLKLSGTVGYVAPEYLLDGQLTEKSDVYAFGVVLLELLLGKKPVEKIGPGECESIITWAMPYLTDRTKLPNVIDPAIKDTMDLKHLYQVAAVAVLCVQPEPSYRPLITDVLHSLIPLVTMELGGTLKTIRRSASMDHS
- the LOC106313427 gene encoding probable receptor-like protein kinase At1g80640 isoform X1 — protein: MRQIVITAIVLLQASVLLHKSTCDVVFLNTQEESLAPQPSSAPFTPSLSPGYRQGEHKQPSDKMRLVISLGASFSLVAIILVCSLWVFHRRRNLKNSGCECGFSRFLNRSKTLDKRYTKQGVAPLIDYSTIEKGTNGFNESNILGRGGFGCVYLATLDNNVQAAVKKLDCDNDEAAKEFKCEVEILSKIQHPNIISLLGYSTNDTARFIVYELMPNVSLESHLHGSSRGSSITITWPMRMKIALDIARGLEYLHERCRPAIIHRDLKSSNILLDCNFNAKISDFGLAVVNGPKKKNLKLSGTVGYVAPEYLLDGQLTEKSDVYAFGVVLLELLLGKKPVEKIGPGECESIITWAMPYLTDRTKLPNVIDPAIKDTMDLKHLYQVAAVAVLCVQPEPSYRPLITDVLHSLIPLVTMELGGTLKTIRRSASMDHS
- the LOC106313427 gene encoding probable receptor-like protein kinase At1g80640 isoform X2, with protein sequence MKGYRQGEHKQPSDKMRLVISLGASFSLVAIILVCSLWVFHRRRNLKNSGCECGFSRFLNRSKTLDKRYTKQGVAPLIDYSTIEKGTNGFNESNILGRGGFGCVYLATLDNNVQAAVKKLDCDNDEAAKEFKCEVEILSKIQHPNIISLLGYSTNDTARFIVYELMPNVSLESHLHGSSRGSSITITWPMRMKIALDIARGLEYLHERCRPAIIHRDLKSSNILLDCNFNAKISDFGLAVVNGPKKKNLKLSGTVGYVAPEYLLDGQLTEKSDVYAFGVVLLELLLGKKPVEKIGPGECESIITWAMPYLTDRTKLPNVIDPAIKDTMDLKHLYQVAAVAVLCVQPEPSYRPLITDVLHSLIPLVTMELGGTLKTIRRSASMDHS
- the LOC106315841 gene encoding polynucleotide 5'-hydroxyl-kinase NOL9, with the translated sequence MSESEKKPLIIPKDWSDAASSVSCSSLQRPVALVCGPKDSGKSTFSRNLVKVLLQRYKRVAYLDIDVGQPEFTLPGFLSLTVVDRSILDQDWSAPCLMTPERCFFYGDDSSKRDPKAYLQFVYTLFDYYQLNFCKSSENKTALPLVINTPGWVKGIGYHVLVDVLRYVSPSHVVKINIYDYNKNLPAGLFWLDGYHDEIPHLMEIQSAYRVSYKRSAAEKHDRRLMRDARIIAYFKQCIKGKEVDTNKELSYELASLVPYEVPISSLTISHLHCQIPSSELFYSLNASIVGLGISSDVFEDLPLCVGLGIVRGIDTERGILYVITPVAENVVEKVDLLWQGFIQLPTSLLEVKDYRSPYLSPYVLAST